The Miscanthus floridulus cultivar M001 chromosome 7, ASM1932011v1, whole genome shotgun sequence genome includes a region encoding these proteins:
- the LOC136464766 gene encoding LOB domain-containing protein 16-like: MAGAAATTANGGAAAAAAATGAGSPCGACKFLRRRCVPECVFAPYFSSDQGAARFAAIHKVFGASNASKLLSHLPVADRCEAVVTITYEAQARLRDPVYGCVAQIFALQQQVAILQAQLMQAKAQLACGVQGAAHSPASHHHQWPDSASISALLRQDTACSARRPGSLDDCFMPELMAGFRDDVAAAAQHCAGKVDAGELQYLAQAMMRSPNYSL, encoded by the exons ATggccggagctgctgctactactgccAACGGAGGGGCCGCGGCTGCTGCTGCCGCGACGGGCGCGGGGTCTCCGTGCGGCGCGTGCAAGTTCCTGCGCCGGCGGTGCGTGCCGGAGTGCGTGTTCGCGCCCTACTTCAGCAGCGACCAGGGCGCCGCGCGCTTCGCCGCCATCCACAAGGTGTTCGGCGCCAGCAACGCCTCCAAGCTGCTGTCCCACCTCCCCGTCGCCGACCGCTGCGAGGCCGTCGTCACCATCACCTACGAGGCGCAGGCCAGGCTCCGCGACCCCGTCTACGGCTGCGTCGCCCAGATCTTCGCCCTCCAGCAGCAG GTCGCCATcctgcaagcgcagctgatgcaggCCAAGGCGCAGCTCGCGTGCGGCGTCCAGGGAGCCGCACACTCGCCGGCAAGCCACCACCACCAGTGGCCGGACAGCGCCAGCATCAGCGCCCTGCTCCGCCAGGACACGGCGTGCAGCGCCAGGAGACCCGGGTCCCTCGACGACTGCTTCATGCCGGAGCTCATGGCCGGGTTCAGGGACGACGTCGCCGCGGCCGCGCAGCATTGCGCCGGCAAGGTGGATGCCGGCGAGCTCCAGTACCTGGCCCAGGCCATGATGAGGAGCCCCAACTACTCCCTGTAG